The Candidatus Obscuribacterales bacterium genome contains the following window.
ACCTTCACCGACCAATCCTTAGGAATTTGCGCCTCGGCCCAAGGCCCTGCATCGAAAATATTCTGGATTTTGAACACCTGCCCATCCGGAATCATCTCCTGGGCAAAGAAGCCGGTCATCGCGCCCCAAATCGCGCCGCCCAAAATGATCAACATACTGGCATGAACCACAATCGGGCCAATCCGCCCGGCAATCCCTTTACGGGCATAGAGCGTCTGCCCCTCTTGAAAGGTGAGGTAGCGCTTCTGACGCAGCAGCGGTTCTAGGGTCTCTAGACTGCCCTCCGACATCTCCGTACTCAGGGCCAGCTTCTCGAACTGGCGCGGTTGATCATAGTACCGCCAGGTTTGCGCCGCTTTCAGGGAGGGCAACTGACGGGTAAAGGTGCAGGCGGTGAGGCTACCTCCCAACAAAATCAGCAGCGCCAAGAACCACCAAGTGCGATAGACGTGATCCAATCCCAAGGTTAAAATCACCTTCCAGGACAGAAATCCAAACAGGGCCGGGGCTTCGGGATAGTTGGCTTGGTAAAAGCTGAGGGACTCGCCCTGCTCAATCACTGTGCCGGAAATACTAAATACGGCGATCGCCAACAGCAACGCGATCGCCAACCGCAAATCGGCCAACAGGGGCACCATGTCTTGGGTCACATAGCGACGTAGGGCAGCGATCGCCCTAGAAAACACGTTGGAAGATGAAGTCTCAGCCATGGGATATCAAATCAAAGGATAGGGGAATCAGGGATGTGCCAGCCTTAGGCACCACTGGGCAACACCCGCAGCAAAATCGAGAAGACGCCAAACCCCACCAGCAACACACCGCTAGCAGGGGTGATCCAACCCGACCAGCGCCGCAGCTCTAGCAGTTTTTTGATCGAAGCCGTGAAGGTGCCCGCTAGAACCAGGGGAGCCACATAGCCAATGGCGTAGCAGAGCAGCAGGCCACTGCCGACAAGAGGATCCGCTGTTTCCACGATCCAGGCCAGAAGAGTGGC
Protein-coding sequences here:
- a CDS encoding cytochrome c biogenesis protein ResB — its product is MAETSSSNVFSRAIAALRRYVTQDMVPLLADLRLAIALLLAIAVFSISGTVIEQGESLSFYQANYPEAPALFGFLSWKVILTLGLDHVYRTWWFLALLILLGGSLTACTFTRQLPSLKAAQTWRYYDQPRQFEKLALSTEMSEGSLETLEPLLRQKRYLTFQEGQTLYARKGIAGRIGPIVVHASMLIILGGAIWGAMTGFFAQEMIPDGQVFKIQNIFDAGPWAEAQIPKDWSVKV